In Amycolatopsis methanolica 239, a single genomic region encodes these proteins:
- a CDS encoding CCA tRNA nucleotidyltransferase, with protein sequence MNELTAKRNAVAELMRISPLADELAGLFASAGHRLYLVGGSVRDALLGRLSADLDFTTDARPEQILKIVRGWADGVWEAGIAFGTVGVTKRGSTLEITTFRADVYDRVSRNPEVTFGDSIEGDLKRRDFTVNAMAIDLSTKQFVDPHDGMDALRRKVLDTPATPEESFADDPLRMLRAARFAAQLGFEPAPRVVSAMTEMAGEIQRITAERVQTELSKLMLGRYPRRGLELMVDTGLAEHILPEVPGMRLAIDEHHQHKDVYQHSLTVLDQAIALERRDDPDAEPDLVLRLAALLHDIGKPATRRFEDGGGVSFHHHEVVGAKMARKRLRALKYPKQVIEDVGQLVFLHLRFHGYGKGEWTDSAVRRYVTDAGDLLPRLHKLVRADCTTRNKRKAAALQRTYDELEERIARIQAEEDLARVRPDLDGNEIMKILGLPPGPMVGKAWKHLKELRLDRGPLDHDEAVAELRRWAEENGL encoded by the coding sequence GTGAACGAACTGACCGCGAAGCGGAACGCGGTGGCCGAGCTGATGCGGATCTCGCCGCTGGCCGACGAGCTGGCCGGGCTGTTCGCGAGCGCCGGGCACCGGCTGTACCTGGTGGGCGGCAGCGTGCGGGACGCGCTGCTCGGCAGGCTGTCCGCCGACCTCGACTTCACCACCGACGCGCGGCCGGAACAGATCCTGAAGATCGTCCGCGGCTGGGCCGACGGGGTGTGGGAGGCGGGCATCGCCTTCGGCACCGTCGGCGTCACCAAGCGCGGCTCGACGCTGGAGATCACCACGTTCCGCGCGGACGTCTACGACCGGGTGAGCCGCAACCCCGAGGTGACCTTCGGCGACTCGATCGAGGGCGACCTCAAGCGCCGCGACTTCACCGTCAACGCGATGGCGATCGACTTGTCGACCAAGCAGTTCGTCGACCCGCACGACGGGATGGACGCGCTCCGGCGGAAAGTGCTCGACACCCCCGCCACCCCGGAGGAGTCCTTCGCCGACGACCCGCTGCGCATGCTGCGCGCCGCGCGGTTCGCCGCCCAGCTCGGCTTCGAGCCCGCGCCCCGCGTGGTGAGCGCGATGACCGAGATGGCGGGCGAGATCCAGCGCATCACCGCCGAGCGGGTGCAGACCGAGCTGTCAAAACTGATGCTGGGCCGGTATCCGCGGCGCGGGCTGGAGCTGATGGTCGACACCGGGCTCGCCGAGCACATCCTGCCCGAGGTGCCCGGGATGCGGCTGGCCATCGACGAGCACCACCAGCACAAGGACGTCTACCAGCACTCGCTGACCGTGCTGGACCAGGCGATCGCGCTGGAGCGCCGGGACGACCCGGACGCCGAGCCCGACCTCGTGCTCCGGCTGGCGGCCCTGTTGCACGACATCGGCAAGCCCGCCACGCGCCGGTTCGAGGACGGCGGCGGCGTGAGCTTCCACCACCACGAGGTGGTCGGCGCCAAGATGGCTCGCAAGCGCTTGCGCGCGCTGAAGTACCCGAAGCAGGTGATCGAGGACGTCGGCCAGCTGGTGTTCCTCCACCTGCGGTTCCACGGCTACGGCAAGGGCGAGTGGACCGACTCGGCGGTGCGCCGGTACGTGACCGACGCAGGTGACCTGCTGCCCCGGCTGCACAAGCTGGTCCGCGCCGACTGCACGACGCGCAACAAGCGCAAGGCAGCCGCGCTGCAGCGCACCTACGACGAGCTCGAGGAGCGGATCGCGCGCATCCAGGCCGAGGAGGACCTCGCCAGGGTGCGGCCCGACCTGGACGGCAACGAGATCATGAAGATCCTCGGCCTGCCGCCGGGGCCGATGGTCGGCAAG